In Acidianus brierleyi, one genomic interval encodes:
- a CDS encoding RuvB-like helicase, with the protein MVEIKEIRKVETEKASIHSHITGLGLDEKGKALPKGDGLVGQLEAREASGIVVQLIRQGKMAGKGVLFVGPSGTGKTALAVAIAKELGEGTPFNMLNASEIYSTELKKTEILTQAIRKSIGVRIREKRTVYEGEVKELRLKVAKSRLNPYSEVPREVEITLVTKDDQTKLTAGETVAEQIVRLGIRKGDVIWIDAETGNVVKEGKAKGSVQYDIGKTIDIPSGAVKKEKELVTTVSLHDLDLNVAAQSVSITAIFSLWTEREITQDVRKQVDTLVKDLINKGMGELLPGVLFIDDAHMLDIETYSFLTKALEADLAPILILATNRGITKIRGTDIESPHGIPLDLLDRLLIIPTKPYTPEEIKEIIKIRSDELEIEIEPTALEELTKIGSEESLRYAVQLLEPARIIAQRNSRNIVKVEDIKEVYSLFADVKRSVKYAKEYENLLLK; encoded by the coding sequence ATGGTAGAAATAAAGGAAATAAGGAAAGTTGAAACTGAGAAAGCTAGTATTCATAGTCATATTACTGGTTTAGGTTTAGACGAAAAAGGTAAAGCTCTACCTAAAGGAGATGGATTAGTAGGCCAATTAGAAGCCAGAGAGGCTTCAGGTATAGTAGTACAACTTATTAGACAAGGAAAAATGGCAGGAAAAGGAGTACTTTTTGTTGGTCCCTCTGGAACAGGGAAAACGGCCCTTGCTGTGGCTATCGCTAAAGAATTGGGCGAGGGAACGCCATTCAATATGTTAAATGCTTCAGAAATATATTCAACAGAACTTAAGAAAACTGAAATTTTGACTCAAGCAATACGTAAGTCTATAGGAGTAAGAATAAGGGAAAAAAGAACAGTATATGAAGGAGAAGTAAAAGAATTGAGACTTAAGGTAGCTAAAAGTAGATTAAATCCTTACTCTGAAGTACCTAGAGAAGTAGAAATAACATTAGTCACAAAAGATGATCAAACTAAACTTACTGCAGGAGAAACTGTAGCAGAACAAATAGTTAGGTTAGGTATAAGAAAAGGTGACGTAATATGGATAGATGCTGAAACTGGAAACGTTGTTAAGGAAGGAAAGGCTAAGGGATCAGTTCAGTATGATATAGGAAAAACCATTGATATACCGTCTGGAGCTGTTAAAAAAGAAAAAGAACTTGTAACCACAGTATCGCTGCACGATCTAGATTTAAACGTTGCGGCACAAAGCGTTTCAATAACCGCCATATTCTCTTTATGGACAGAAAGAGAAATTACACAAGATGTAAGAAAACAAGTTGATACATTAGTTAAGGATCTAATAAATAAAGGAATGGGAGAATTATTGCCTGGTGTATTATTTATAGATGATGCTCATATGTTAGATATAGAAACATATTCTTTCTTAACTAAAGCTCTTGAAGCAGATTTAGCTCCTATATTAATACTTGCAACAAATAGGGGAATAACAAAAATTAGAGGAACTGACATCGAATCTCCACATGGTATTCCGTTAGACCTACTAGACAGATTACTTATAATACCTACAAAACCTTATACTCCCGAGGAAATAAAAGAAATTATTAAAATAAGATCTGATGAACTAGAAATAGAAATAGAACCTACAGCTTTAGAAGAACTAACAAAGATAGGTTCAGAAGAAAGTCTAAGATATGCTGTACAATTATTAGAACCTGCAAGAATAATTGCACAAAGAAATTCTAGAAACATAGTAAAAGTAGAAGATATTAAGGAGGTATATTCATTGTTTGCAGATGTAAAGAGAAGTGTTAAATATGCGAAAGAGTATGAAAATCTATTATTAAAATGA
- a CDS encoding NUDIX hydrolase, which yields MDCQAAVVLIVSENKFLIIKRAERKGDPWSGDMGLPGGHVKSGESCVDAALRECKEEIGFEPKIVGFLGYYFPNNVKIKVAVFLGKYENEKIKIDNNEISKYFWISREDLVEQDGAYLYNNYRIWGMTFRILRDYFKNFNNIHLL from the coding sequence ATGGATTGTCAAGCCGCGGTTGTCCTTATTGTCTCCGAGAATAAATTTCTGATTATAAAAAGAGCCGAACGAAAAGGTGACCCTTGGAGTGGAGATATGGGATTACCTGGAGGTCATGTAAAAAGCGGCGAAAGTTGTGTTGATGCGGCATTAAGAGAATGCAAAGAAGAAATAGGTTTTGAACCTAAAATAGTAGGTTTTTTAGGATATTATTTTCCTAATAATGTTAAAATTAAGGTTGCAGTTTTTCTGGGCAAATATGAGAATGAAAAAATAAAAATAGATAATAATGAAATTTCTAAATATTTTTGGATATCTCGTGAGGACTTAGTAGAGCAAGATGGTGCGTATCTGTATAATAATTATAGAATATGGGGCATGACTTTCAGAATACTTCGAGACTATTTCAAAAATTTCAATAATATCCATTTACTATAG
- a CDS encoding DNA polymerase IV (Dpo4; involved in translesion DNA polymerization; belongs to Y family of polymerases; does not contain proofreading function), whose product MIVALADLDYFFAQVEEIMNPSLKGKPLAVCVFSGRTKDSGAIATSNYEARKLGIKSGMPIIMAKKIAPDTIFLPMRKDLYKQVSSRVMKILENFSDRIEVASIDEAYLDITKKVKSYSDIMELGKKIKEEVKMREGLTITVGIAPNKVFAKIMADMSKPDGLGILRDNDVNNFINSLDIGKVPGIGKVLEDRLREIGINYLGDVLKVDFLTIKNKIGKAKANYLLSLANNSYDEPVRPRISKHKGRYVTLSKNTRNIEIILPFLKKAIDEAYNKIDGLPKSIAVVTIMNDLDIISREKSFPYGIDREKALQESLLLLKKILEDDNRQVRRVGVRLGKIYKSSTLDKYF is encoded by the coding sequence ATGATAGTAGCATTAGCAGATCTCGATTATTTCTTCGCTCAAGTAGAAGAGATAATGAATCCTTCGTTAAAAGGTAAACCATTAGCTGTGTGTGTTTTTTCTGGCAGAACTAAGGATAGTGGTGCAATAGCTACCTCTAATTATGAGGCAAGAAAACTAGGAATAAAATCTGGTATGCCTATAATAATGGCTAAGAAAATAGCCCCAGATACGATATTTTTGCCTATGAGAAAAGACCTATATAAGCAAGTATCTTCAAGAGTTATGAAAATTTTAGAAAATTTTAGTGATAGAATAGAGGTAGCTAGTATAGATGAGGCTTATTTAGATATAACCAAAAAAGTAAAAAGCTATTCAGATATTATGGAATTAGGTAAAAAAATAAAAGAAGAAGTAAAAATGAGGGAAGGTCTTACTATAACTGTTGGTATAGCACCTAACAAGGTTTTCGCAAAAATAATGGCAGACATGAGTAAACCGGACGGTTTAGGAATATTGAGGGATAATGATGTTAATAATTTTATAAATTCTCTAGATATTGGCAAAGTACCAGGTATAGGTAAAGTTCTTGAAGACAGATTAAGGGAAATAGGAATAAACTACTTAGGAGATGTACTTAAAGTAGATTTCCTGACTATAAAGAACAAAATAGGTAAAGCTAAGGCTAACTATTTACTGTCACTTGCTAATAACTCATACGATGAACCAGTTAGACCTAGAATAAGTAAACATAAAGGTAGATACGTTACACTTTCAAAAAATACTCGTAATATAGAAATTATATTGCCGTTTCTAAAGAAAGCTATAGATGAAGCATATAATAAGATAGACGGTCTTCCAAAATCTATAGCTGTTGTAACTATCATGAATGACCTTGATATTATAAGTAGAGAAAAAAGTTTTCCATACGGTATAGATAGGGAAAAAGCTCTTCAGGAATCTCTTCTTCTACTTAAGAAAATCTTGGAAGATGATAATAGACAAGTAAGAAGAGTGGGTGTAAGACTAGGCAAGATATATAAGTCATCTACATTAGACAAGTATTTCTAA
- a CDS encoding PfkB family carbohydrate kinase, which translates to MKPIHLAVGKFNVDVIVKVNKIPEIDFSLNTDVFEILPGGSATNYCVAVTRLGHTSKLLSKVSKTEIVKPLMAHLAEEGVGLDLVEEINSPPNYALILLRENGNISMIRRTSNSLLPTAEDVAKYNRIFDVTHFASIPANVISKVSKLITYDPGAYSKAYEGEKVDILFVNKKEYADVKNKINAKLTVIKKGSEGAMIYGDDEECYSEALKTDVIDTTGAGDVFDAAFNVFYLNGNNLEDVLRYANVSAGLKVSRIGGTSSPTLEEVVQTLKKVKINAKCR; encoded by the coding sequence ATGAAACCGATACATCTTGCCGTAGGAAAGTTTAATGTAGATGTAATAGTTAAGGTAAATAAAATTCCAGAAATTGATTTTTCACTAAATACGGACGTCTTTGAAATTTTGCCAGGAGGATCTGCTACTAATTACTGTGTGGCTGTTACTAGATTAGGTCATACTTCTAAGTTATTATCAAAGGTAAGTAAGACCGAAATTGTAAAGCCCTTAATGGCGCATTTAGCGGAGGAAGGTGTAGGTTTAGATCTAGTAGAAGAAATAAATTCACCACCTAATTATGCATTAATATTACTCAGGGAAAACGGTAATATTTCTATGATAAGAAGGACTTCTAATTCTCTTTTACCTACAGCAGAAGATGTAGCAAAATATAACAGAATATTTGACGTTACTCATTTTGCATCTATTCCAGCTAATGTAATATCAAAAGTCTCTAAACTTATTACATATGATCCAGGTGCATATTCTAAAGCATACGAAGGAGAAAAGGTAGATATATTGTTCGTTAACAAAAAAGAATATGCTGATGTTAAAAATAAAATAAACGCTAAATTAACTGTAATCAAAAAGGGAAGTGAGGGAGCTATGATTTATGGAGATGATGAAGAGTGTTACTCAGAAGCGTTAAAGACTGATGTAATAGATACTACTGGCGCAGGAGATGTATTCGACGCAGCGTTTAATGTGTTTTATTTGAATGGAAACAATTTAGAAGATGTTCTTAGATACGCTAATGTCTCTGCTGGATTAAAAGTATCAAGAATTGGAGGTACTAGTTCTCCAACGCTTGAAGAAGTAGTGCAAACATTAAAAAAAGTGAAGATTAATGCTAAATGTAGATGA